The Nocardioides panzhihuensis genome has a segment encoding these proteins:
- a CDS encoding MCE family protein: MLLTRLVKRQLGVFACLTALALGLMVFTYARVPAMLGIGVYQVTAEFEDASGLYESALVTYRGVKVGQVTDLEVTPRAAVATLRLDDGTRIPGNVDAELHSTSAVGEQYVSLVSPSTTKAALSAGDVLPTSRTVDMPQIAPVLDAVNHLLESVPQRQTRNVLDQVDTGLGSSSEDVGRLIEESSTLLDTAQQEVTSTTELIRALEPVLATQQEMAPQTVSSMSSLRALTKELAANDADLRSLLRDGRTGLDSTAATVDDLQTTLPMLLDNLMVNGEVLNTYLPQLQQTLVVYPATIGRLQQTVNPRAKEGDVKLDLRAGVNNPPSCTTGYLSTDDRRSPSEENVRKVDPLAHCETAPSDPSSVRGARNQPCPNSSARGHLPSSCGLEFGKGRWPEGDDPNAPKAPAGEPSSTGTTDASEDNSWKQLFLEPVGLW; this comes from the coding sequence ATGCTGCTGACGAGACTGGTGAAGCGTCAGTTGGGCGTCTTCGCCTGCCTGACGGCTCTCGCGCTCGGGCTGATGGTCTTCACCTATGCGAGGGTCCCGGCGATGCTCGGAATTGGGGTCTACCAGGTCACCGCCGAGTTCGAAGACGCCAGCGGGCTCTACGAGAGCGCCCTGGTCACCTATCGGGGCGTCAAGGTCGGGCAAGTGACCGACCTCGAGGTGACCCCGCGAGCAGCCGTCGCCACTCTTCGTCTCGATGATGGCACCAGGATCCCCGGCAACGTTGACGCTGAGCTCCACAGCACCTCCGCGGTGGGGGAGCAGTACGTCTCCCTGGTCTCGCCGTCGACCACCAAGGCGGCCTTGAGCGCCGGGGACGTGCTACCAACTTCACGCACCGTCGACATGCCCCAGATCGCGCCCGTCCTGGATGCCGTCAACCACCTGCTTGAGTCCGTGCCGCAGCGACAGACACGCAACGTACTGGATCAGGTCGACACCGGCCTCGGGTCGAGCAGCGAGGACGTCGGCCGGCTGATCGAGGAATCCAGCACGCTCTTGGACACAGCCCAGCAGGAGGTCACCTCGACGACCGAGCTGATCCGCGCCCTGGAGCCGGTGCTCGCCACTCAGCAGGAGATGGCGCCGCAGACCGTGTCGTCGATGTCGTCGCTCCGCGCGCTCACCAAGGAGCTCGCGGCGAACGACGCCGACCTGCGCTCGCTGCTCCGCGACGGGCGTACGGGTCTGGACAGCACCGCCGCGACAGTTGATGACCTCCAGACCACGCTGCCGATGCTCTTGGACAACTTGATGGTCAACGGCGAGGTGCTCAACACCTATCTTCCGCAGCTTCAGCAGACCCTGGTCGTGTACCCCGCCACGATCGGACGACTTCAACAGACGGTCAATCCGCGGGCGAAGGAGGGCGACGTGAAGCTTGACCTACGCGCAGGCGTCAACAATCCACCGTCATGCACGACGGGATACCTGTCCACCGACGATCGACGCAGCCCGTCCGAAGAGAACGTACGCAAGGTCGACCCGCTCGCGCACTGCGAGACCGCGCCCAGCGACCCGTCTTCGGTGCGGGGCGCTCGCAACCAGCCGTGTCCGAATTCCAGCGCGCGGGGTCATCTGCCCTCCTCGTGCGGGCTGGAGTTCGGCAAGGGGCGCTGGCCCGAGGGCGACGATCCGAACGCGCCAAAGGCTCCGGCAGGTGAGCCGTCGTCGACGGGGACGACGGACGCATCTGAGGACAACTCCTGGAAGCAGTTGTTCCTCGAGCCGGTCGGGCTGTGGTGA